The following proteins are co-located in the Paenibacillus sp. FSL H8-0079 genome:
- the ald gene encoding alanine dehydrogenase: MRIGIPKEIKNNENRVAMTPAGAADFIRAGHQVLIEQGAGIGSGFTDHEYQTAGAEIRMDAKSVWTEADMIIKVKEPLASEYGYFRPGLILFTYLHLAAEPELAKALIKSRVTAIAYETLEVNSALPLLTPMSEVAGRMASQIGAQLLEKTEGGKGILLSGVPGVSRGKVIIIGGGTVGTNAAKIAIGLGADVTILDLNLNRLRQLDDIFGNQIHTLVSSPSNIATAVAAADLLICAVLIPGAKAPTLVSEQVVKTMAPGSVIVDVAIDQGGIVETIDHITTHDEPTYVKHGVVHYAVANMPGAVPRTSTVALTNATMPYALQLANHGAAAAIRGSSSIRSAVNVLNGHITYEAVARDLGHDYVPAGQALENTAAVQ; encoded by the coding sequence ATGAGAATCGGAATTCCCAAAGAAATCAAAAACAATGAGAATCGTGTAGCAATGACTCCGGCCGGGGCTGCTGATTTCATCAGAGCCGGTCACCAGGTACTGATTGAACAAGGCGCGGGGATTGGCAGTGGATTCACGGATCATGAATATCAAACTGCGGGCGCCGAGATTCGGATGGATGCCAAGTCCGTGTGGACCGAAGCCGATATGATCATCAAGGTGAAAGAACCGCTTGCCAGTGAATATGGATATTTTCGTCCGGGACTGATTCTGTTCACATACCTGCACCTCGCAGCGGAACCGGAGCTTGCCAAAGCCCTTATTAAAAGTCGGGTAACGGCTATTGCGTATGAGACGTTGGAGGTCAACAGTGCCCTACCCCTGCTCACCCCTATGAGTGAAGTTGCAGGCCGCATGGCCTCCCAGATCGGAGCACAGCTACTGGAGAAAACAGAAGGTGGCAAGGGCATTCTGTTGTCAGGTGTACCCGGCGTCAGTCGGGGGAAAGTAATCATTATTGGTGGCGGAACGGTGGGAACAAATGCAGCCAAAATTGCTATTGGTCTTGGCGCCGATGTGACCATCCTTGACCTGAATCTGAATCGTCTGCGCCAGTTGGATGATATCTTCGGCAATCAGATCCACACGCTGGTATCCAGCCCGTCCAACATTGCAACAGCTGTTGCGGCGGCAGATCTGTTGATCTGTGCGGTGCTGATTCCGGGCGCCAAGGCGCCAACACTTGTCAGCGAGCAAGTGGTTAAGACGATGGCACCGGGTTCGGTCATAGTGGATGTCGCGATTGATCAGGGCGGGATCGTTGAGACCATTGATCATATCACAACCCACGATGAACCGACCTATGTGAAACATGGCGTCGTGCACTACGCGGTGGCGAACATGCCAGGCGCCGTGCCGCGTACGTCCACGGTGGCGCTGACCAACGCCACCATGCCTTATGCGCTGCAGCTGGCGAACCACGGTGCAGCCGCCGCGATTCGCGGCAGTTCGTCCATTCGCAGCGCGGTCAACGTGCTGAATGGACATATCACGTATGAGGCGGTTGCCCGGGATCTCGGGCATGACTATGTTCCTGCAGGACAGGCGCTGGAGAATACCGCCGCTGTCCAGTGA
- a CDS encoding PucR family transcriptional regulator ligand-binding domain-containing protein, which produces MQNDRVFTIKDILARPVFGRARLAAGKDGVNRQVGWVHVLEITNVSPFVSPHDLILSTGLWLQSEEGREEYLLQLIGSEAAGLCVEFGTSIYGIPEELIELADRHQFPLIVFEQPVRFVEITQDIHSLLINHQHQLLKSLEAYSRQLQQRTLQSTDMSAVLNLLHEYAAKPVVYISSMEPGSYVPELAPEMEQAIYTWYEQEVEQLDLNDSDTELWFHMDEEKVLLCQPVVCFGQVFSAVGMIVHPSAPVEYLKLLLDYTAKAAAALTLRSQFLEEKMVRNQNELIQDLMNGNIHQEEQAQTRMGLRLLVKGQYWFAGGVIEIEHRLKGTGRERMEANHQDILVLLRSLLKKNNLPSLIMLKNNQVYLCCAKEAVTANTRHQLLRLLEGITLDVNRFASRNLKQVTIHAGFGKLRSRLTSLPESLQEAYQVIEVSRSVEQMEHVHFYERMGIYQMLKALPQAFLQPFVQDHLGVLIEHDQTNHLRLVETLDAYLQNFGSKRDAAAQLFVHRQTLYNRLEKLEELMGPDYMSQERRICLEMALLAHAMIENGQWQSS; this is translated from the coding sequence TTGCAAAATGACCGCGTGTTTACGATCAAAGATATCCTTGCACGTCCGGTATTTGGCCGAGCAAGACTAGCGGCAGGGAAGGATGGAGTGAACCGTCAGGTGGGCTGGGTTCATGTATTGGAGATTACGAATGTATCTCCATTCGTAAGCCCCCATGATCTTATTTTATCCACCGGACTGTGGCTTCAATCGGAAGAAGGGCGCGAAGAGTATCTGCTTCAGCTGATTGGCAGTGAGGCAGCAGGGCTGTGTGTGGAGTTTGGCACTAGCATATATGGAATCCCGGAAGAACTGATTGAACTGGCGGACAGACACCAGTTCCCGCTGATCGTATTTGAACAACCGGTTCGTTTTGTGGAGATCACACAGGATATTCACTCTCTGCTCATTAATCATCAGCACCAGCTGCTGAAAAGTCTGGAGGCTTACTCCCGTCAGCTTCAGCAGCGAACATTGCAGAGTACGGATATGTCTGCTGTGCTGAACCTGCTGCATGAGTACGCTGCAAAACCAGTGGTGTACATCTCGTCCATGGAGCCGGGCAGTTATGTGCCCGAACTGGCTCCAGAGATGGAACAGGCCATCTATACCTGGTATGAACAGGAGGTAGAGCAACTGGATCTGAATGATTCGGATACCGAATTATGGTTTCACATGGACGAAGAGAAGGTTCTACTGTGCCAACCGGTCGTCTGTTTCGGACAGGTATTCTCTGCTGTGGGCATGATCGTGCATCCGTCCGCTCCAGTAGAGTATCTCAAGTTGTTACTCGACTATACGGCAAAAGCGGCGGCAGCGCTCACGCTTCGTTCCCAGTTCCTTGAAGAGAAAATGGTCCGCAATCAGAACGAGCTGATCCAGGATCTGATGAATGGCAACATCCATCAGGAGGAACAAGCCCAGACCCGAATGGGACTTCGTTTGCTGGTGAAGGGACAGTACTGGTTTGCGGGAGGGGTTATCGAGATTGAGCATCGGTTGAAGGGTACAGGCCGGGAGCGAATGGAAGCGAATCATCAGGATATTCTTGTCCTGCTTCGTTCCTTGCTCAAGAAGAACAATCTGCCCAGCCTGATTATGCTGAAGAATAATCAGGTGTATCTGTGTTGTGCGAAGGAAGCAGTAACTGCTAATACGCGTCATCAACTGCTGCGCTTGCTGGAAGGAATCACGCTGGATGTGAACCGGTTTGCCAGCCGTAACTTGAAACAAGTCACCATCCATGCGGGATTTGGCAAGTTACGCAGCCGTTTGACCAGCTTGCCTGAGAGCCTTCAGGAGGCCTATCAGGTGATTGAAGTTTCGAGATCGGTAGAGCAGATGGAACATGTCCACTTTTACGAACGTATGGGTATATATCAAATGTTAAAAGCCTTGCCCCAAGCCTTCCTGCAGCCCTTTGTCCAAGATCATCTGGGTGTACTGATTGAACATGACCAGACCAATCACCTGCGATTGGTAGAGACGCTGGATGCCTATCTGCAGAATTTTGGTTCCAAACGGGATGCTGCTGCCCAGTTGTTTGTTCATCGGCAAACGCTGTATAACAGACTGGAGAAACTGGAAGAGCTGATGGGACCTGATTACATGAGTCAGGAGAGAAGAATCTGTCTGGAGATGGCGCTACTCGCGCATGCGATGATTGAGAATGGACAGTGGCAATCCTCTTGA
- a CDS encoding ATP-binding protein: MGNSSEAQYDKYAKDGKRFVGRAKELTTLEQWFEHPEAPLTIFSITGMGGIGKSSLLSEMLSISRDQGATAIWMDGRSCGATPSVFMDYLSSTLGLETMDREDYPRPLSLLKDTSVDKRLVLAVDNYEELALLESWFMEVFISKLPLRGILVVLASRPEMASTWRTHPRLHRRFVPMRLQHFTVDEITEYITVAGSLNQGVAGTITRMTDGHPLGLALAVEAADQRRNLPHAEWAELSHMISARLLLELTIPRLHPMVEVLTLVETANQELLSAVLDMTVTQEEFHMLRQMSFIRSGPDGLAMHDMARVHLLRDFRQREPHRLQTMRIKIAKLLKPLHEQAGLHERRQIARKMLLLCQESMLQYRKYADVSRDSLFSPLETMRKEELPALHRLLHQWCEYSVEPWQAVSYGPFLDELAHRHPEGIVLMHDKLGEPIAMFVTVLVHKDSSELLLKYFPNEMHECFTPQELGNDPDQSDTHFAWLAAARDDVPGYTREELVGYMALDRLSLLGDGARVMLIATNPHLKLFLQSIGFQMRRTQTRACDRYEDPADVLDLDLRSGQFGAWVMSLLDPAWRDDWIQPGTTGRERTSWSEQEVRKMLGHLRSPGELHEYAGRVKGAKDGIQLQLYVMDLLEGRVQGLSPQDQMLLYAAYWTHAGNPTAAAQTCSMSRATFYRHLRIALTRLARIL; this comes from the coding sequence ATGGGAAACAGTAGTGAGGCACAATACGACAAATATGCTAAGGATGGGAAACGTTTCGTTGGTCGAGCCAAGGAACTGACGACACTCGAGCAGTGGTTCGAACATCCGGAAGCCCCATTAACCATATTTTCAATTACGGGTATGGGAGGCATCGGTAAATCTTCCTTGCTTTCAGAAATGTTATCCATATCTCGGGATCAAGGTGCAACGGCAATATGGATGGACGGCCGATCATGCGGTGCGACCCCTTCCGTTTTTATGGATTATTTGTCCTCGACTTTGGGGTTGGAAACAATGGATCGTGAAGATTACCCGCGACCGCTGAGTTTGCTGAAAGATACTTCGGTCGATAAACGATTGGTCCTGGCAGTAGATAATTATGAAGAACTCGCACTGCTGGAAAGTTGGTTCATGGAAGTCTTCATATCCAAACTTCCGTTAAGAGGCATACTTGTTGTTCTTGCATCACGTCCGGAAATGGCATCCACCTGGCGGACACATCCCCGATTGCATCGTCGGTTTGTACCGATGCGGCTTCAACATTTTACCGTCGATGAGATTACGGAGTATATCACGGTGGCAGGCTCCCTGAATCAGGGCGTGGCAGGCACTATTACGAGAATGACTGATGGGCATCCGCTGGGTCTGGCCCTTGCTGTGGAAGCGGCGGATCAGAGACGCAATCTTCCTCACGCCGAATGGGCCGAGCTGTCGCATATGATCAGTGCCCGATTACTATTGGAACTTACCATTCCCCGTCTGCATCCTATGGTGGAGGTATTAACACTGGTTGAGACAGCGAATCAGGAATTGTTATCCGCTGTATTGGATATGACTGTGACGCAAGAAGAGTTTCACATGCTGAGACAGATGTCTTTTATTCGTTCCGGCCCGGATGGTCTTGCTATGCATGATATGGCCAGGGTGCATCTGCTACGGGATTTTCGCCAACGTGAGCCACATCGGTTGCAGACGATGCGTATCAAAATCGCCAAGTTGCTGAAACCACTGCATGAGCAGGCAGGGCTCCATGAGCGTCGCCAGATCGCCCGGAAGATGCTACTGCTCTGTCAGGAATCGATGCTGCAATATCGCAAGTACGCGGATGTGTCCCGTGATTCCTTGTTCTCGCCTCTTGAAACGATGAGAAAAGAGGAGCTGCCTGCTTTGCACAGATTGTTACATCAATGGTGCGAGTATAGCGTGGAACCATGGCAGGCTGTGTCCTACGGCCCCTTCCTGGATGAACTGGCGCACCGTCATCCCGAAGGGATCGTATTGATGCATGACAAGCTTGGAGAGCCAATCGCCATGTTCGTTACCGTACTTGTACATAAGGATAGTAGTGAGTTGCTCCTGAAATATTTTCCGAATGAGATGCATGAATGCTTTACGCCGCAGGAACTTGGGAATGATCCCGATCAGAGTGATACGCACTTTGCTTGGTTGGCTGCGGCAAGAGATGACGTGCCTGGTTACACACGAGAAGAACTGGTGGGGTATATGGCACTGGACCGACTGTCTCTGTTGGGTGATGGTGCGAGAGTAATGCTGATTGCGACCAATCCTCATCTGAAGTTGTTCCTGCAGAGTATTGGCTTTCAGATGCGGAGAACCCAAACCCGTGCTTGTGACAGATATGAGGACCCTGCTGATGTGCTTGATTTGGATTTGCGTAGTGGGCAATTCGGAGCGTGGGTTATGTCCCTGCTTGATCCGGCATGGCGAGATGATTGGATACAGCCAGGAACAACGGGGCGGGAGCGAACATCTTGGTCGGAACAGGAGGTTCGCAAGATGCTGGGGCACCTTCGTTCTCCAGGGGAATTGCATGAATATGCTGGCAGGGTTAAAGGAGCAAAGGATGGCATCCAGTTACAGCTGTATGTCATGGATCTGTTGGAAGGCAGAGTGCAGGGTCTATCTCCACAAGATCAGATGCTGTTATATGCGGCCTACTGGACGCATGCTGGCAATCCAACTGCCGCAGCCCAGACATGTTCCATGAGTCGGGCCACATTCTATCGCCATCTCAGAATAGCGCTGACTCGCTTGGCACGGATCTTGTAG
- a CDS encoding sigma 54-interacting transcriptional regulator, whose translation MKHLLPDLMSLLRTDVATLDTGLPTPTIPSSTSLADTISLFDTSSYLFIQDDGPILGYIAVSDVLHAMMHAHRLIEAYFETTLETAGSALTLINEEAKVAYWTSGAEHVFSISKNDIIGQPAADFFPPDRLQSLKTLYTGETVYRKQHQPRPDLFALINARPVQLDGRIVGAVAAEVDITTEIRLHQELLHMTSKVQHLEKAVARLRPDTDPFARIKGSSPVIRQCLDTIRKISTTSATVLILGESGTGKELFAKAIHDLRELQTAPFIAINCGAIPASLFESELFGYEKGAFSGADPKGKKGKIELAEGGTLFLDEIGEMPLELQVKLLRVLQEKSYFPVGGTRMKQADCRIIAATNQNLLSMIARNQFREDLYYRLNVINLVIPPLRMRKEDIYELTQTFLQEFSLLYNRHIELVPPEVFKLLFQYDWPGNVRELRNVIERLTILTTDGEVKPEYLPDTLLSLIAQEQSEVQLTSGIHPHTNSEHEQRQHMAGTEQKPRTAANVVNSDDSILVSNDTYQQKLETYEAQLLIQYLEAAGGNKRTLAKQLGISRATLYNRMKRLGL comes from the coding sequence ATGAAACATCTACTTCCAGATTTAATGTCTTTATTGCGTACGGATGTGGCCACTCTGGATACAGGTCTCCCCACGCCTACCATACCGTCTTCAACATCACTGGCAGATACTATCTCCTTATTCGACACATCTTCTTATCTGTTCATTCAGGATGATGGACCCATATTGGGATATATCGCCGTATCCGATGTTTTGCATGCCATGATGCATGCGCATCGGCTAATAGAGGCCTATTTTGAGACCACATTGGAAACAGCAGGTTCAGCACTGACCTTAATCAATGAAGAAGCCAAGGTGGCCTACTGGACATCTGGTGCGGAGCATGTATTTTCAATTAGCAAAAATGACATCATCGGACAGCCTGCCGCAGACTTTTTTCCGCCTGATCGCCTCCAGTCCCTCAAGACGTTATATACCGGCGAAACCGTCTATCGCAAACAGCATCAGCCGAGACCAGATCTGTTCGCTCTGATTAACGCCCGCCCGGTTCAGCTGGATGGACGCATTGTGGGCGCAGTAGCTGCGGAAGTAGATATCACAACCGAAATCCGATTGCATCAGGAACTATTACATATGACATCCAAAGTCCAACATCTGGAGAAAGCCGTCGCCAGACTGCGTCCTGACACTGATCCATTTGCTCGTATCAAAGGTAGCAGCCCGGTCATTCGCCAGTGTCTGGATACCATCCGCAAAATCAGCACCACCTCAGCAACCGTACTCATCCTCGGAGAGAGTGGCACAGGCAAGGAGTTATTCGCCAAAGCCATTCATGATCTTCGTGAATTACAAACTGCACCATTTATCGCCATTAACTGCGGAGCAATCCCCGCTTCCTTGTTCGAAAGTGAGTTATTCGGCTATGAGAAGGGCGCCTTCTCCGGCGCTGATCCCAAAGGCAAAAAGGGCAAGATCGAGCTTGCCGAAGGGGGTACTCTTTTTCTGGATGAGATCGGTGAGATGCCATTGGAACTACAAGTGAAGCTGCTTCGGGTATTGCAGGAGAAAAGTTACTTTCCTGTGGGGGGAACGCGTATGAAACAAGCCGACTGCCGAATTATCGCAGCAACCAACCAGAACCTGCTCAGCATGATTGCCCGTAATCAATTCCGGGAAGATCTGTATTATCGACTTAACGTCATTAACCTTGTTATCCCTCCCCTGCGCATGCGCAAGGAAGATATATATGAATTAACCCAGACGTTCCTGCAAGAGTTCTCATTGCTCTACAACCGTCATATTGAGTTGGTTCCACCTGAGGTGTTCAAGTTGCTGTTCCAGTATGATTGGCCAGGTAATGTTCGTGAATTAAGAAATGTAATAGAACGTCTGACCATTCTGACCACAGATGGTGAGGTCAAGCCGGAATACCTGCCCGATACGCTTCTCTCCCTGATTGCGCAAGAACAGTCCGAAGTGCAGCTGACATCGGGAATTCACCCACATACCAACAGTGAACATGAGCAACGTCAGCATATGGCGGGAACGGAACAAAAACCTCGAACCGCTGCGAATGTGGTAAATTCTGATGATTCCATTCTCGTCTCCAATGATACCTATCAACAAAAATTGGAAACCTATGAAGCGCAACTTTTAATTCAATATCTGGAGGCAGCAGGTGGCAACAAACGAACACTCGCGAAGCAACTCGGCATCTCCAGGGCAACGCTCTACAATCGCATGAAGAGGCTTGGTCTATGA
- a CDS encoding proline dehydrogenase family protein: MSVGTEIYRKTLLTVAGNKAVENLSIKYGKRLAGKFIAGNTLEEALEEIRILNNKGIMATLDHLGEGITRLSEAALYRDEYVRLVEGIAREKADSNVSLKPTQMGLALDPEEGYRNIRTVAAQAKLHDLFVRIDMEDSPFTQATLDIVRRLHSEGLHNTGTVLQAYLHRTEKDTRDMIREGIRLRLVKGAYKEPGSVAYQNASEVIHQFKTMIRNHLDQGVYTAVASHDDHIISWTKQYAKDRGISPDAFEFQMLYGLRMSEQERLAKEGYRIRCYVPYGTMWYPYYTRRLAEKPANLWMVVKNMFR, translated from the coding sequence ATGAGCGTGGGAACGGAAATATATCGTAAAACGTTGTTGACCGTGGCAGGCAACAAAGCTGTGGAGAACCTGTCCATCAAATACGGCAAAAGGCTGGCAGGCAAGTTCATTGCAGGCAATACCTTGGAGGAAGCTCTCGAAGAGATCCGCATACTCAACAACAAGGGCATCATGGCTACGCTTGATCATCTGGGCGAGGGCATCACCCGCCTCAGCGAAGCGGCATTATACAGGGATGAGTACGTACGACTGGTAGAAGGCATTGCACGTGAGAAGGCAGACTCCAACGTATCGCTGAAGCCAACCCAAATGGGCCTCGCACTCGACCCAGAAGAGGGCTATCGAAATATCCGTACCGTTGCCGCACAAGCCAAGCTGCATGATTTGTTCGTCCGAATAGACATGGAGGATAGCCCATTTACTCAAGCGACGCTGGACATTGTGCGTAGACTGCACTCGGAAGGACTGCATAATACAGGCACAGTATTGCAGGCTTATCTGCATCGCACCGAGAAAGATACGCGGGATATGATTCGGGAAGGCATCCGGCTTCGTCTGGTCAAAGGAGCTTACAAAGAGCCAGGATCTGTGGCCTATCAGAATGCTTCTGAAGTCATTCATCAATTCAAAACGATGATTCGCAATCATCTCGATCAGGGGGTATACACAGCGGTTGCCTCGCATGACGATCACATCATCAGCTGGACCAAACAATACGCCAAAGACCGCGGAATATCACCGGATGCGTTTGAATTTCAGATGTTATATGGTCTGCGCATGAGCGAACAGGAACGTCTCGCCAAAGAAGGTTATCGGATTCGCTGTTACGTGCCTTATGGCACCATGTGGTATCCGTACTACACCCGCCGTTTGGCCGAAAAACCGGCTAATCTCTGGATGGTTGTTAAGAATATGTTCCGATAA
- the pruA gene encoding L-glutamate gamma-semialdehyde dehydrogenase translates to MNIPFVNEPFTPFAVPANQEAFEDALRQVEAELGREYPVIIGGQKITSSRTLTSVNPAAKNQVVGTIHQADQELAEKAIQTATETFHTWKHTDPNERARYLYKAAAIMRRRKHEFSAWMVYEAGKTWPEADADTAEAIDFMEFYARDMQRLSEPQPLVRIAGEDNELSYIPLGVGVVIPPWNFPLAIMAGMTSAALVSGNTVVLKPASTTPVIAAKFMELLAEVGVPDGVVNFLPGPGSEVGDYLVDHALTRFISFTGSRDVGLRINERAARTAPGQKWIKRVIAEMGGKDSIVVDSDSDLELAAESITASAFGFSGQKCSACSRAIIHKDVYDEVLQKVIERTQKLTMGSPLEVGSQVGPVIDDKAYAKITEYIEIGKSEGRLVHGGGTGNVEGYFIEPTIIADVDPKARIAQDEIFGPVLAFIKAESFQDALDIANNTDYGLTGAVISRNRKHLEQARGEYFAGNLYFNRKCTGALVGTHPFGGFNMSGTDSKAGGRDYLLLFTQAKLVSEKY, encoded by the coding sequence ATGAATATCCCTTTTGTTAACGAACCATTTACACCCTTTGCGGTCCCGGCGAACCAGGAAGCATTCGAAGACGCACTTCGTCAGGTAGAAGCTGAACTTGGGCGGGAATACCCTGTTATTATTGGTGGTCAAAAAATAACAAGTAGCCGCACGTTAACTTCCGTGAACCCCGCAGCCAAGAATCAGGTTGTCGGAACGATTCATCAGGCAGATCAGGAATTGGCCGAGAAAGCCATTCAGACAGCAACGGAGACATTCCACACCTGGAAACATACCGACCCGAATGAACGGGCCCGTTACCTGTACAAAGCAGCGGCCATTATGCGCCGTCGCAAGCATGAGTTCTCCGCATGGATGGTCTATGAAGCTGGCAAGACTTGGCCTGAAGCCGATGCGGATACAGCGGAAGCCATTGATTTTATGGAATTCTATGCACGGGATATGCAGCGACTGAGTGAACCGCAGCCTCTCGTGCGGATTGCAGGGGAAGATAATGAACTGAGTTATATTCCGCTGGGCGTTGGTGTGGTCATTCCACCTTGGAACTTCCCGCTGGCGATTATGGCAGGCATGACTTCGGCTGCATTGGTATCTGGCAACACAGTAGTCTTGAAGCCTGCCAGCACAACTCCGGTAATTGCGGCAAAATTCATGGAACTGCTCGCAGAAGTTGGCGTGCCGGATGGCGTCGTGAACTTTTTACCAGGACCAGGCAGTGAAGTTGGCGATTATCTCGTGGATCATGCGCTTACCCGTTTTATTAGCTTCACCGGTTCCAGAGATGTAGGACTGCGAATTAATGAACGTGCAGCCCGTACCGCTCCAGGTCAGAAGTGGATCAAGCGGGTCATTGCAGAGATGGGTGGCAAGGATTCTATCGTTGTAGACAGTGACAGTGATCTGGAACTGGCGGCAGAGTCCATTACCGCTTCGGCATTTGGTTTCTCAGGACAGAAATGTTCGGCGTGTTCCCGTGCCATTATTCATAAGGATGTATATGATGAAGTATTGCAAAAAGTGATTGAACGGACACAGAAACTAACGATGGGCAGTCCACTTGAAGTGGGCAGTCAGGTTGGGCCGGTTATCGATGATAAGGCATATGCGAAGATTACGGAATATATTGAAATTGGCAAGAGTGAGGGACGTCTTGTGCATGGTGGCGGTACAGGGAACGTTGAAGGGTATTTCATTGAACCAACCATTATTGCGGATGTGGACCCGAAAGCCCGGATTGCGCAAGACGAGATTTTTGGACCTGTGCTTGCGTTTATCAAAGCAGAATCCTTCCAGGACGCACTGGATATCGCCAATAATACGGACTATGGCCTGACTGGCGCGGTGATCTCGCGTAATCGTAAACATCTGGAACAGGCAAGAGGCGAGTACTTCGCGGGTAATCTGTACTTCAATCGAAAATGTACCGGAGCACTGGTGGGCACGCATCCATTTGGTGGATTCAACATGTCGGGTACGGATTCCAAGGCAGGTGGAAGAGATTATCTGCTGCTGTTTACACAAGCGAAGCTCGTATCGGAGAAATACTAA
- the rpoN gene encoding RNA polymerase factor sigma-54 has translation MLGVQLVQEQRIRLSITPEMKQSFHLLTMSGQDLTRYLQDAAEENPVLELEEQAEPLARIPRRMDQRRYASYDPLLQAKGAEPTLEQLLIAQIRVMTLQDELEIIAVYLAGCVNDDGYLTVELAEVQAALELPMSEVAAGLELLQSLDPAGVGARNLQECLLLQIRRDPSAALHAERMVEAGLEALVPFHPGRTGSRLGMTSREAQTAYDYITRLDPKPCRSIGCTERPHYIIPDAIVGLRNGEAHFSLHAAGNPRVSMNEACFRWIRDEAPDEIWSTRAAEARAIIRSVHQRRRTLMRVLAAVMEEQKHFLIKGPSALKPLNLAIIAEKIGMHESTVSRAVNGKYIDTPHGVYELRTFFASGIGTTSGDKTSASAVKRRLKELIRMEQTHRPHSDSQLATLLAEDGIIISRRTVTKYREELQILPSLERKRWA, from the coding sequence ATGTTAGGTGTTCAGTTGGTACAGGAACAACGTATTCGGCTGTCCATCACGCCGGAGATGAAACAATCCTTTCATTTGCTAACCATGTCTGGTCAGGATCTGACCCGTTATTTGCAGGATGCGGCAGAGGAAAATCCGGTGCTTGAACTGGAAGAACAAGCTGAGCCTCTCGCCCGGATTCCGCGGCGAATGGATCAGCGCAGATATGCTTCCTATGATCCGCTGCTTCAGGCCAAAGGTGCCGAACCTACATTGGAACAATTGCTGATTGCACAAATTCGAGTGATGACACTTCAAGATGAATTGGAAATTATAGCAGTATATTTGGCAGGATGCGTTAATGATGATGGATATCTGACGGTTGAACTGGCAGAGGTGCAAGCAGCACTTGAGCTACCGATGAGCGAGGTTGCAGCAGGACTGGAGCTTCTCCAGTCGCTGGACCCCGCCGGTGTAGGAGCGCGGAATTTGCAGGAATGTTTGTTGCTCCAGATCAGACGTGATCCATCTGCTGCGCTGCATGCGGAGCGGATGGTGGAAGCGGGATTGGAAGCACTGGTTCCTTTTCACCCAGGTCGAACAGGGAGCCGATTAGGTATGACCTCACGGGAAGCTCAGACTGCCTATGACTATATTACACGTCTGGATCCCAAGCCCTGTCGATCCATCGGATGTACGGAACGACCGCATTACATTATTCCCGATGCTATTGTTGGATTGCGTAATGGGGAGGCTCATTTCAGTCTGCATGCGGCAGGTAACCCTCGTGTATCCATGAATGAAGCATGTTTCCGTTGGATCAGGGATGAGGCACCAGACGAAATTTGGTCTACTCGCGCGGCAGAAGCGAGGGCTATCATTCGTAGTGTACACCAGCGGCGCAGAACGTTAATGCGTGTGCTGGCGGCCGTGATGGAAGAGCAGAAGCACTTTTTGATTAAAGGACCATCCGCGTTAAAACCGCTTAATCTCGCTATTATTGCAGAGAAGATTGGCATGCACGAATCAACGGTAAGTCGTGCCGTGAACGGTAAATATATAGACACCCCGCATGGTGTATATGAACTCAGAACTTTTTTTGCCTCGGGAATTGGTACAACGTCCGGGGATAAAACATCCGCCTCAGCAGTGAAACGGAGATTAAAAGAACTCATTCGCATGGAACAGACCCATCGGCCGCACTCGGACAGTCAGTTGGCGACACTACTCGCTGAGGACGGGATTATCATCTCTCGCAGAACGGTCACCAAGTACCGGGAGGAGCTTCAAATTTTGCCTTCCCTTGAGCGTAAACGGTGGGCTTAA